GCGGTGCGCACAGCAGCCCGGGAAGAGGACAGGAAGGAGGGACCGGTTCCGAAGCAGATGCGGCCTCAGGGGAACTGGGAAACAAAAGGCCCCTGACTTCTGCGTTATTTCCTGCCCTTGGCAGCCCTCACCGGGTGCTGCCTGGCTTGCACCCTGTGCCAGGACTCACGCTGGGCTGGCTGGTTCTGGTTGTGCAGGAAATATTCCACAATCGTCACCGTTGCTCGTGACTTTCTTACAACACAGAAGCCAACGGGGTGCTTAGCCCTGAGGGCTGGTGCCAACGTTGTCCCGGTGGTTAGTCTCAGCTCCTTCTGCCTTCCAACTCTCTCTGTACTTGatctgaaatgaaaatatttggagGCTTTCAgtattcttttgatttatttattattattattttttaaatgtttactttattggctttagtgagaggaagagcgGCAGCAGGACAGGAACATCtggttcctgtttgtgccctgaccggggacgatgctctaaccaactgagctgtctggccagggctcgagtattatttttagagagaatgtTACACGGGGGTAGTATAAGAATCTGAGTATTATTGGGCTCTGAAAACAATCCAGGTTTGCATCAACCCAGTCCTGGTGTTTTCACAGTTCAGCAATGCAGCTCACACTCCTTTAAATGCTGACCCTTTGATGGTCAAGGTGTTTAAACGGCTAGCTCTGTCCTCTGCTAGTGACTCCCCAAATCTTACGGCACAACTGTTCGCGTAGGCAGCTAGATGTTAATAaaggagggagcagagggagtCGGACATTGAGCCTAATGAACCGGGCCACTGAACCGGACAATGAGCCCGCTTGCTGCACGAGGGCGTCCTCTGCATTGGGGACAGAAAGGGTCCTTAGTGGTCAGAAGCCAGGATCAatactggggggaggggagaggacagcAGCGGGAGAGACTGCTCTGCTGGGCGCATGTGCCGAGGTCAAGAGGCACAGGAGAGGGGCTTCTCCTAGGACGCCTGTGCTATAGGAACTAACACGGTGACCATGTTTCCCAGCTTTGGAAAAGAACTGGATTGGATAAGGGACACAGAACCTGGGAAGATGTAGGAAGTAAGACTAGTTCGGAGAAGCCCATAAGCAACTGAGAAAATGATTGGTTACTTTGAAGAGTGCCTGGTCCTCAAGCTCAAGGTAGTAACTAGTCGGAGCCTAACAcacgtgctctctctctcctcactctctcttaCTAGGTGACACGCGCCCGGCCCCCGCTCTCTCCAGGCATCTGTGTGGGCACAGCAGCGAGCTGCCTGCGGCCTGGCAGGCTGTGTGCGACTGGGCACAGCGCCAGCCCAAGTGCAGCCAGGAACAGATTAGCTACCGGGTGGGACAGACACGGCCTGAACTGGACTGACCCATGGCACAGAATGTATGGTCACTGGCCTTCCAGCTGGGTCTGATGAAGgctggacagacagaaacgaGACGTTGGGGACCAGGGGCGGTCTTCTCTCTCCACCCAAAATAAACCAAGCCTCCGCCTCTCACAGGTGGGTCCCCGGACTGCTTTCCGGTGGCTCTGTGAAAGGACCCCGTTTCTACCACATCACCCCCGCTGAGAACACACTGGAGGCCAGTCGGATGGACTTCACACGCACACACGTTTGTGCTGGGATACTTCCCACGTCTCTAGAAGACCGAGCTCAGCAAACcccagagggaagagcaggaggaggctgcccaggacctccGGCCCCCCATCCCGTGAGCAAGAACTAGAGCTGTTTGGTCAGCTTCCCGTGCGTGAGGCCGTCCTCCCCCTGACCACCCAGTGCTCAGCACCCAGGTGTCAGTGACAGACAATGGGTGCGGCGACCCTCAAGCAGCCGAGGCACTTTGGACAGAAGAGAACCCTGCCCTGGGAGTGTCTCGCATGCTGGTGCCGATGCCGCGAGAAACAAGGCGGCAGATTGGACGTCCGGGCCCTCCCGTGCTTCTGGGCCGGGCTTTGCCCCTGGCCTTCAGCCCCACCAGTAGCCGCGGCCCTGCCAAGTGCCCAGACCCTACCCCAGAGCCAGGAACGAGCTCGGGCCCCCTGTCTgggctccttccctcccacacggGGAGGCCAACGTAGGGGTCCCGTAGGGGTAGGGCCCTGTGCGGACTCCTGCACTGGGCACTCTGTCCCAAGAGTCTCTGTTCTTCCGCAGGTTTCTCCTAACAGCGGAGGCTTTTGGAGGGCAGCCCGACCTTGCTGGCCCGTTCTCTCTTCATGTGCACCAGGGCGGCTCACCTGGCCAGCCTGTCGGCTTGATTTCACAGGGGCCCTCCCTGCTCCCGTCTCCTTGGAGTTGGTCCTGGGTCCCTGGGGTCTCGGCTTCCAGGACGAGGCTCCGTCTTACTCTAGCTGTCCCTGGGCAGGGTGACTTTTATAGGTAACATTCCTATGTGATCAATGAAGGGGACCCATTGTTTTAACTTGATTACAGCATTCTAGGCTCAGACCTCCAGCCTCAGCTCGTTTGGTTGGAGGAATTTGTCTGAGGGAGGCCTGGACAGCCTGTCGCTGCCGAGTGCCCTCCTCCTGGGCCCAGAGGGAGAGGGGCCAGGCCTGCCACTGGGTGTCCCCCAGCTTCCTGCAGGCTCCCTGCCCTGTAAGAAGGCAGCAGCCCCAGGCCCGCCGCCCAGAGCTGTGGGGCTGAAAAGAGCACAGGGGACAGTGCTGTCACCGGCTGGCACCTTGAGGGGAGGAAGCGCAGGATATTAGAGAAAAGGTTCAGAGGGTGCGGGCGGCCGGGGGAGGGGCTCCGAGGGGCACGGGCCTGCCCTCAGCTTGGTCTGAGGCCCATGTCCACCCTGTCGGGTCTGGGACGGCGATCCCAGCGGGACACGGCACAGCTCTGGTCACCGCCCCCGGGAGCTGAGGCCAGCGGGAGGGTGGGCATTCGGGGCACCCCCAAGGGCAGCACTTGGGTGCATTCTCCAGTGCTCACCCacgagagggaagggggagagagagagagagggagagagggagagggagagagggagagagagagggagagagagagggagagggagggagagagagagggagagggagggagagagggagggagagagggagagggagggaagggggagagagggagggagagagggagaaagggagggagaaagggagggagagagggagagggaagggggagagagggagggagagagggagagagggagggagagggagagagagagggagagggagagagggagagggagagagggagggagagagagggaaagagggagagagggagggagggagggagagagagggaaagagggagggagggagggagagggagagggagggagagagagagagggagagagggagagagggagagagagagggagagagggagagggagggagagggagggaaggagggagagagggagagagagagagggagggagagagggagagagggagggagagagggagagggagggagagaggaagagagggaaggagggagggagagagggagagagagggggagagagagggagagagagagagggagggagagagggagaaagggagagagagagggagggagagagagagagagaaagggagagagggagagagagagagagagaaggtgctcTGCACGGTGGGGGCTCTGGGCGCGTCCCGCCCACCTGTCATCATGGAGGAGTCCGTTTCACACCTACTAGCGTGCTGCAGGGAACAGTGCCGCAGTGACTTAAAAACAGGGCGAGCTACTCCGTCACTCTCCTCTGACAAAGGTTTCAATCATTTATTGCCTTTGAGTTACAGCACTTCAGAATGCACGCTGCAGGGAGAGGTGCTTTTCAAACCCTGGTGGTGAGCTGCTGTGGATGTGGCCAGCGGTCGGTGGTCTCGTGGTCATTAAAGTCAAGAATTCTGAGGACGCGGGTGCCAAGAGATACAAATTTTGTTCTCTTCAGTTTTTCATTAAGTATGATAAATTCTAACCGATCAGATACACATTACTGCAGATAAAACCATCCCTGGGAGTTATGGAAATGATTGCATATTGTGACTACTCTTCATGAGAGGACTCAGTGCTCGTAAGGCAGCGGGAGCTGGCTCCGGGGCTCTGGGTGGATTCTGAGAAAATCGTCTGGTTAGTAGACAGCCTTCTGCCCATCGTCCTTGACAGGAGTGTCCGTGCTGCTGGGACCTGTGACTCAGTGGCTGGCAGCGCCCCTCAGAGAGCCAGCTCCTCCTTCCACAGGGACGGTCACGCTGACGTGTTCTTAGACATCCTGGAAGTCAACACAGGGAGAAGCCGATGAGCAGCACCCTCCCTGCCAGCCTCACGGTGGGGGCGGCTTCGGGGAGACTCTGCGTCACGTTCATCTCCACGCAGTTCTGTGAGGGCGCCACCCCTGCTCCCCGCTGCCGCAGTGAACCGCACACACGGCCTTGTCAGCCGCCCCGCCACACTCCCATGCACCAGCacgcctgtgctcaagcccagcTTCACACACGTCTGCACACGCACAGCCTGGAGCAACAAATGCCTTTACGGCCAGACCGAGCGCCACGCTCCCTGGTCCCCCCAACACAGTGCGCCGGGGCTCGCGGGGGCCGCTTACTTGTGCTGGATCAGCCGCCCTCCCTGGATGAGCTGCGCCACCTCGTTGGTGGCGTGGCAGGCGAACAGGAGCCAGTTGCGGGGCTGCACCTTGTAGGCGAACCGCATGAAGGTCAGGGAGTAACAGCAGAGGGCTGCgggggcagagcagaggggaaCCGCATGAGGGTCAGGGAGGAACAGCAGAGGGCTGCaggggcagagcagaggggaaCCGCATGAGGGTCAGGGAGGAACAGCAGAGGGCTGCGGGGGCAGAGCGGAGGGAACCGCATGAAGGTCAGGGAGGAACAGCAGAGGGCTGCGGAGGGCAGAGTGGAGGGAACCGCATGAGGGTCAGGGAGTAACACACAGGGCTGCGGGGGGCAGAGCGGAGGGAACCGCATGAAGGTCAGGGAGTAACAGCAGAGGGCTGCGGGGGGCAGAGCAAAGGGGGAGAGCAGTGACTCACGGTCCAGAAGACGGGGTGCGGGAGGAGCCCCCAGCAACAGCTCCCCCTTAATCAGAAAGGAACCCCTTCCGCTAACGCCTCTGACCAGCGGTGGTGACCCCTGACACGTGCCCGTGGATGGACGCCCACCAGAGGCTGCCTCCGCTGAGGGGTGCTCTGTGACCGACCCCCCAACACTTCAGGAACGGAGGTGGCGGAGGGGGTGGGCGGACAGGACTCCAGCCACTCCCTGTCCCCAGAGTCCCTTACACTCCACCCCCTGGAGGAATTTCTACACAACCCCCTCACTGGTTTTACGGTCAAATATCGGGTTTTAAGTCAAGCTGAGGACACATTTTCCAAATATGGTTCAAGGGGACACATTCTTCAACTGTGCAGACAGCCTGACGGGCCGGTGGGATCTTAGCTCTTCCTAGATTAGTGTTCCAGTCACCTGTTTGTCCCTGACTATGCAGAGGGGACACTTCACGTGTCCTGCTGTCACTTCCTAACAGTGGCTGTCCTGTCGGGAGCTGTTACAATTTTACAGATCAAGTCCTCCCAGGTGTTCAAAGCTACATATTTACCAAACGTCATCCGCCCACTGATAATCTCTGGAGACTTCTTCATGTCGTTGATGGCAGCAATGGGGAGACCCCAGTTGGCCACTGGGCCCCAGAAGTGCTATAaaaacagagggaagagagaggttaAGGCGGAGCCGTGAACAGCTGCGGTTTCTCTTCACACCGTGCGAGCCGTGGGAAACGGATCTCCCTGTTGACAGCCTGCCGGAGCCATTCCGGTGTCTGCCTGTGAGTCAGCAGTTCTTCCGAGGTGAGCCCACAGCGAGGAGGGACCTGGCAGTTCTCCAAGGTCCCGACCACCTTTCAGATTACAACTAAGTCACCTGACTTGTCCCATTTAGAGACCTTTAAACCCAGAGGCACTTCCCACACGGTTTGCTCTTGCCATACTTAACACTTGTGACCACTGCTCTAATTAATGTTTAAATCtagcaaaactttttttaaaaatttcattaagcTATTTGGCAACATCTCTTAAAATGCCAGCTGTAAACTGGATACCTGTCTTGAAGAAAGGAGCTTTAACAAGGGAAAAACAGCTTCCGGCTCATCTGAGTGATTTTAAGATCAGAGAACCTGGAGGGCTACACTCAGAACCCAGCTATTAAGAAAGTAAGATTGTAAAGCacttttaaagtaatataaacaACTTATATTCTTAAAATGGATGACAGTTTTTCATTTTACAACTATACAGCTGTCCCAGAATACCAAAATTAAGTTGTCCACGTTTAATAGCAGCGACATCCAACTATcgataaatttaatttctgagtCTGACATAAGTCCTGTGACTttttgcaataaattaaaaattgttttattaatgtACAATCTGCAAATACtttaaattacaaaagaaacCACACATGGTGAGTTAAACACCCTTTTTAGGTGTCAGAACATTCAACAACTTCTGTCTGTCAGCACCGAGATGAATTCAGACTGCAGGATGCATTTTTAAATCTTACATTTTTAATACTGACTAGTAATTAAAAGCCAGAAATTCCGTAAGAAGTGGAAACCGCAGGAACCACAAGATAAACAAGTGAGAGCTACACTCGGCAGGAGGTGGGGAGATCCTGAAGTGCTTACTTAGCGTGCTTCTCTGTAAGCAGGCGGCCAGCCGGATGGCTATGGAGCGGTCAGACCGCCGACAGGCCAGCAGGGCCGCACGGGGGGGGGGTCTGAGGCAGGCCGGTGGCACGGAACCTCACGGGTTCTGGGTGGCTCATCGGTCCCCTTGTCTTCAGTGCAGATGTGATCACGTAGGGCACCCCGCTGGCCCTCGAACACCTGGATGAGGGCAGCACCCCCTCCTACGCACCAGGTCGCCGTGGGGAAGAGCACCCCCCCCCTCCGCCTTCCTTCCTCCCGTCTCTCCTGGGGGTCACTCCATCTACTCCATCTGCACCCGTCTCTCCTGGGGGTCACTCCATCTACTCCATCTGCACCCGTCTCTCCTGGGGTCACTCCATCTACTCCATCTGCACTCTTATTATTCCAGAGTgagcttcctctcctcctcttctgaccAATCCCTCTCCACCTGGGTCTAGTTTCAGCTTCCCCTGTAACCTGTCCCCCCCGCTCTGCCCTGCATGGCGGTCTTGGGGTCCACCTTGTGTGCACAGATGCTGGGCTGTCAGAGCCTGTGGTCACCCTGGGAGGAGCACAAGGTGTCCTCTCGCAGTATGGGGGCCAAGTAGCAGAGCCCACACACCACGTGGGAACTGGGGGTGCCCGGGGGTCTCTGTCAGCCGACAGTATCACAGTGTGGGTGTGACAGGACTGGGCTGTGTGAACAAGGCCCCACAAGGCAGAGACGGCCGGGACGGGCCCTGAGACCGTGCACCGCGGGCTGGACCAGGTGAGGCCAGCTGTGCCCTGTGACCGTGAGCAGTGACCTGTCCTGAGACACCATTCTTAGAGAGATAACTTCAACACTAGCGTACGACACCTCCCTCGTCCTCGCTCTCTGGTTCAGGGTCCCGCTCTCTCCGCCCTTTTCGGGAGCACGTTTGCCCTGCACTCAACTCACCAGTCACTGTTTGGAATTTCATGATTAGTGTCTGAAAGGGGAAAAATGAACATACCTTGGATTAAATGGGAAAATAGTTTATTCCATTATAATGCCTGTATCCCATTATACTTCCTCACCGTGGATAAAAGGACATTCACACAGAGGGGCAGCACCACCAGCTGCCCACTGGTTTGGAACCGCCCTGCCCCCGTCCAGCAGTGGTCAGCCTGCAGGGATGCTGGCTCCAGGACGGACCAGGACGGCCGCAGGACACTGGGGCCCGCGGAGCACGTAACTCAGGGGTCGCGGGGGCCAGTCAGGCTACTCCAAGCAAAGGGAGCCGGGCCCGCTGCCCAGAACTTTGTTAGTGCAGAAACCTGCAGGGCCTGCAATGACGTAGAAAATTTTCTTACCGTGCTGTTTTGTGAGAAATCGCCGAGGTCCAGACAGGGGGacatggaagaaaaaagaagagaggaaagatcAGACACTTCCACAGGCTCTGCTTCTCCCTCGTTACTCCAGCCCGACACGTGCTCCAGTCTCAGCAGCTAACTAGAACGTCAGCCGCACACACGTTCTTGAGACGGTCTAGCAATATTTCTAATAATGACTATAACCTAATGAAGTTAAaccttaattttattaaaaataagcttAACCCTTACAGGGCACCAACAGAAATACAATGTAGGTCACAGATAGATTTCTGAAAGGAAAACGGAAGTTGATTGTATTAAGTGCATTTATTCCAACGTATCAAAAGCATGTTGACTTGAAGACATCATCGAGGAGAACTTACTGAGGAGGCGTCTCAGGCTGCACTTCGTGCCAGGCCTCTGAGGCCCGGGGTGTGCCCACGCTCACGGCCAGCACTGCGCGTCCCGATGGCCCCGTTTCCAGTGCCCAGCCGCCCTCTGTGGCCTGTGGCTCTCAAACCACACAGCCCAGGTGTAGGGGACCATTTCTTTGAAAATCACAAGTTGGAGAGACACATAACTGCCACAGAATTCTATTAAGAATAAACTTCCCATTTTCATTTACTATTGGGTTATCACCACAAGGAAGCCCCTAGAAATAGGCatgtaattttgtattctgtgtacTACTGAAACGACGGAAACTCAAGGGTGCCTGCCGTTTTTACAAGGCAttcaaaaaacatatacatatttgttgaataactgAATAGTAAAACCTTTCAATGTTAAACTGGTTTTCTGAACATGAAACTTCACACCATTTAAAAATTCACCTAATAGtgaattatttttacttctgaaaCGGCAGTTCTTCTTGCCAGGATACAGAGCAATTATTCTGTTAAGGCAAGATCTTAAACTTTAGCTCCTAAAAGCGATTCTGAAGTGCAGTGACGCAGTGTTTTGTAAACGCACCCACACCCACACGGCGCTCCTAGGGGTTCTGAGCGGAGAAGGGAGGTGCGGGTCTGCAGCGGGAACCACACCCACACGGCGCTCCTAGGGGTTCTGAGCGGAGAAGGGAGGTGCGGGTCTGCAGCGGGAACCACACCCACACGGCGCTCCGAGGGGTTCTGAGCCGAGAAGGGAGGTGCGGGTCTGCAGCGGGAACCACACCCACAGGCGCTCCGAGGGGTTCTGAGCGGAGAAGGGAGGTGCGGGTCTGCAGCGGGAACCACACCCACAGGCGCTCCGAGGGGTTCTGAGCCGAGAAGGGAGGTGCGGGTCTGCAGCGGGAACCACACCCACAGGCGCTCCGAGGGGTTCTGAGCGGAGAAGGGAGGTGCGGGTCTGCAGCGGGAACCACACCCACACGGCGCTCCTAGGGGTTCTGAGCGGAGAAGGGAGGTGCGGGTCTGCAGCGGGAACCACACCCACAGGCGCTCCGAGGGGTTCTGAGCCGAGAAGGGAGGTGCGGGTCTGCAGCGGGAACCACACCCACAGGCGCTCCGAGGGGTTCTGAGCCGAGAAGGGAGGTGCGGGTCTGCAGCGGGAAGTCACTTGCTGGCAGGCTACACAGACTTCGAAGAGGTTCCATGGTGAACCATCGAAAGCAAAGGCCTAACCAATTATCCCCAACACTGCGTTTCACAGCGAGTCCAAGCTGAGCTGAGCGCTTTACCAAAGCAAAGGCAGAGGGTGGATGACCTTACCGGTCGGAGGGACAGCCACCTGCAGTCCCTGACCCTGAAACATCTTGGTTCCGATTCTGAACACAGGCCTTTCATTGAACTGTATTTTAGCAacagcacattttttttcctacaaaaatattttattttttattttaaaaaatgtattggtttgagagagagctggagaaacactgatttgttttttcatttatttaagtattcattcattgtttgagtcttgtatgtgccatgactggggattgaacccgcaaccttggcatggcCAGACGATattcttaccaactgagctacctggccggggCCTccctacaaaaatattttaaaaggtgcagtacttaaaatctaaaatgtcactttgaaaataatttagttttcAATTCAAGACTTTCTCCTCGAATTGTACAAAAGTTCAAATTTTACCCTATTTTATAACCGGTGGCCTTCGTATAAATATCAAGAGATGTGAAAAGGAAAATTTGTTGCCTTCATATGCTGCTCAATCCAAAAGTCCTACATGAACATGATCATAATGTTTATATTAACAGCGATTGGTAACTACAAGTCTACAACTCAACAGCCCTTCTATGTCAGAGACATCCAAACAGAACAAACTACTTAGtcaaaaaataaacctaaaaatcGTATTTGTGCAGCCGAactagaaggaaaataaaaaagctccTTGGTATGTGTGAGTATCCATTCCACAGAAAGATAAATCCATAAGCAATATACAAACTACAACCTGGGGACAGCCTGTAAAACTGTCAGAAAGCATTGATTTTCTATCTGGTGTGctgcttttatttctgtgaaggttagaaaacaaaaacccagaacatATAGTGTTGGTCGAATAAGTCTGTAAATACGATATacaggtttgcttgcttatagtttgcactgggtgtgggggacaggctgtaagcaggcagggtggttatagcctaaggcaggggtcaccaaactttttacacagggggccagttcactgtccctcagaccgttggagggccggactataaaaaaaactatgaacaaatccctatgcacactgcacatatcttattttaaagtaaaaaaaacaaaaaacggta
The sequence above is a segment of the Saccopteryx bilineata isolate mSacBil1 chromosome 12, mSacBil1_pri_phased_curated, whole genome shotgun sequence genome. Coding sequences within it:
- the MPC1 gene encoding mitochondrial pyruvate carrier 1: MAGALVRKAADYVRSKDFRDYLMSTHFWGPVANWGLPIAAINDMKKSPEIISGRMTFALCCYSLTFMRFAYKVQPRNWLLFACHATNEVAQLIQGGRLIQHKMSKNTSA